Proteins encoded in a region of the Melioribacteraceae bacterium genome:
- a CDS encoding M1 family metallopeptidase yields MKKLLIVSLLILLSLFIYISQGESVLVSTSLTDQKNLYKNGLLNSQASFINSVADYDFDIVYDEINKKIHVKEKIIWRNNTQTPAGEIQFHLYPNAYKSEGTHFAGGYNLSSPDSRTEIAIDLFTINDSKADLEFIHPEIENKNDSTVARTILKDPVQPGDSCLIYFEYSLKIPHAVKRFGYARGRNFSFVSQWFPKVGVFEKGKWVCSPYYPYLNFYSDFGNYSARINVPASYKVASTGVETGKTDKNGRIEYKFVQNGVHDFVWLATDDILQRNSIYVRKDGSELLVQAFVQPEREKYFERYIDAVKNCLSFFEENIGPYPYKNITLVDVPRSGNSGGMEYPTLFTVSAELFSPRATGWPEYLVAHEFSHQYFQGILANNEVYEAWLDEGFASYFATKIIFKFYPEILNTFKLASYIPVYGIEFFAYKEIPIIYTLAEIPVPEGTQSLISYYRNLTLGAITDTSYKQPSRISYAVNSYSKPELVLHTLERYLGYDRMMKIIRHYYERFKFRHPATNDFFNSVREISGEEIEWFFDELFNSSKVFDYRVTSVEKKSDNEYDVLVERLCDGVFKNDIYVYTDKETLKVKWDGRERWKVFRFKTNHNVIAAEIDPLRKNLLDINFANNSYTVDSRVWASWSLALRVFFWVQNALMILGSIG; encoded by the coding sequence ATGAAAAAGCTCTTAATCGTTTCTCTGCTAATTCTACTTTCACTTTTTATTTACATCTCGCAGGGTGAAAGTGTCCTAGTATCTACATCATTAACCGACCAGAAAAATTTATATAAAAACGGACTGTTAAACTCACAAGCCTCTTTTATTAATTCAGTTGCCGATTACGATTTTGATATTGTTTATGACGAGATTAATAAGAAGATACATGTTAAAGAAAAAATAATCTGGAGAAATAACACTCAAACTCCTGCGGGGGAAATTCAATTCCATCTCTATCCCAACGCTTATAAAAGTGAAGGGACTCATTTTGCCGGTGGATATAATTTAAGTTCACCTGATTCCAGAACTGAAATTGCAATAGATCTTTTTACAATTAACGATTCAAAAGCTGATCTGGAATTCATTCATCCGGAAATTGAAAATAAAAACGACAGTACTGTAGCCAGAACAATTCTAAAAGACCCTGTTCAACCGGGGGATTCATGCCTCATCTATTTCGAATATTCGCTTAAGATTCCGCATGCTGTTAAAAGATTCGGATATGCCCGTGGAAGAAATTTCTCTTTTGTCTCTCAATGGTTTCCTAAAGTCGGAGTCTTCGAAAAAGGGAAATGGGTCTGTAGCCCTTATTATCCTTACCTTAATTTCTATTCGGATTTCGGAAATTATTCGGCCAGAATCAATGTGCCTGCTTCTTATAAAGTAGCATCCACGGGTGTCGAGACTGGAAAGACTGACAAGAACGGAAGGATAGAATATAAATTTGTTCAGAATGGGGTTCACGACTTTGTATGGCTTGCAACAGACGACATACTTCAGCGGAATTCAATCTATGTTAGAAAAGACGGATCGGAATTACTAGTTCAGGCGTTTGTTCAACCTGAGAGGGAAAAATATTTTGAGCGATATATTGACGCCGTTAAGAACTGTTTGTCATTCTTTGAGGAGAATATTGGACCATATCCTTATAAGAATATCACACTTGTTGATGTTCCCAGATCCGGGAACTCCGGCGGAATGGAGTACCCAACGCTCTTTACAGTTAGTGCCGAATTATTTTCTCCGCGTGCTACCGGATGGCCGGAATACCTCGTAGCTCATGAATTCTCTCATCAGTACTTTCAAGGTATATTAGCTAATAACGAAGTCTATGAGGCCTGGCTGGATGAAGGATTCGCTTCCTACTTTGCTACCAAAATCATATTTAAATTTTATCCGGAAATTTTAAATACTTTCAAATTAGCATCTTACATACCCGTGTACGGAATTGAATTCTTTGCATACAAAGAAATACCGATCATTTATACTCTTGCTGAAATCCCGGTACCCGAAGGGACTCAAAGTCTTATCTCTTACTATAGAAATCTTACTCTCGGTGCAATAACCGATACTTCCTACAAGCAGCCTTCGCGCATTTCATATGCGGTTAATTCTTACAGCAAGCCGGAACTGGTTCTTCATACTCTCGAAAGGTATCTCGGTTACGACAGGATGATGAAAATTATTAGACATTATTATGAACGTTTTAAGTTCCGTCATCCTGCTACAAATGATTTTTTTAACTCGGTACGTGAGATTTCCGGCGAAGAGATCGAATGGTTTTTTGATGAACTTTTTAATTCGTCGAAAGTTTTCGATTACCGTGTGACATCGGTTGAAAAAAAATCTGATAACGAATATGATGTGCTTGTAGAGAGATTGTGCGACGGAGTATTTAAAAACGATATCTACGTATATACCGATAAAGAAACACTAAAAGTTAAATGGGACGGCCGCGAACGCTGGAAAGTATTCCGGTTTAAGACAAATCATAATGTGATTGCCGCAGAAATCGATCCGCTAAGAAAAAACCTGCTCGATATAAACTTTGCAAATAATTCATATACGGTTGATTCCCGTGTATGGGCTTCTTGGTCGCTTGCTTTAAGAGTCTTTTTCTGGGTGCAGAATGCTCTAATGATTCTCGGAAGTATAGGATGA
- the def gene encoding peptide deformylase: protein MAILPITVYGDKILKQKTQPVRAVTDDLIVQIKNMLETMKNARGVGLAANQVGINNSVFIVDLKGVEGYEKFKPVVFINPEILLYSDEKVVIEEGCLSLPNLRADVERPEKIKVRYLNTDEEEVEIEADDFFARVILHEYDHLIGKMIPDRVSEEIKSRLQDELKLIKSREVEIDYPITRL from the coding sequence ATGGCAATACTACCTATTACAGTATACGGAGACAAAATATTAAAACAGAAAACTCAGCCTGTTCGTGCGGTAACTGATGATCTGATTGTCCAGATAAAAAATATGCTGGAAACTATGAAGAATGCAAGGGGAGTGGGACTCGCAGCCAATCAGGTTGGAATTAATAATTCTGTCTTCATAGTCGATTTAAAAGGTGTTGAAGGGTATGAAAAATTCAAGCCGGTCGTTTTTATAAATCCTGAAATTCTTCTCTATTCGGATGAAAAAGTTGTTATTGAAGAGGGATGCCTCAGTCTGCCGAACTTGAGAGCGGATGTTGAAAGACCCGAAAAGATTAAAGTCCGATATCTGAATACGGATGAAGAGGAAGTTGAAATTGAGGCCGATGATTTCTTTGCCCGTGTTATACTTCACGAGTATGACCACCTGATAGGTAAGATGATACCCGACCGTGTTTCAGAAGAAATAAAATCCCGGCTTCAGGATGAGCTGAAACTAATAAAGAGCAGGGAAGTGGAAATTGATTACCCGATCACCCGACTTTAA
- the fmt gene encoding methionyl-tRNA formyltransferase, giving the protein MKIIFMGTPDFAIPSLQILLESNHSVLAVVSAPDKERGRGRDISSTPLKKFALSSNLKVYTPVRLNDEDFLTEMRNLKPDLFVVVAFRILPKELYTIPEYGSINLHGSLLPKYRGAAPIQWSIIQGDKETGLTTFFLEDKVDTGNILLQKSVPIEDNDDFGTLHDKMMITGADLLLKTVNLIESGEVVTRKQENEISTPAPKIVKETCEIQWNKSGIEIHNLVRGLSPLPGAFFIHNGSIIKIFKTGLVADTSGIEKENTISISVSSLQGDNSEIIVYQTKKEIYFETGSGIIQVLELQPEGRKRMTAEEFLRGYRFPLPIKT; this is encoded by the coding sequence GTGAAAATTATTTTTATGGGTACGCCGGATTTTGCTATCCCCTCGCTTCAGATATTGTTAGAAAGCAATCATTCTGTCCTTGCTGTTGTCTCTGCACCTGATAAAGAGCGCGGAAGAGGAAGAGATATCTCTTCAACTCCGCTGAAAAAATTTGCTCTGTCCAGTAATTTGAAAGTTTATACGCCCGTTCGCCTTAATGACGAGGATTTCCTGACCGAAATGAGAAATCTTAAACCCGACCTCTTTGTGGTTGTTGCGTTTAGGATTCTTCCCAAAGAACTTTATACAATTCCGGAATACGGTTCGATAAATCTGCACGGATCATTGCTGCCGAAATACCGTGGCGCTGCGCCTATTCAGTGGTCTATTATTCAGGGTGATAAAGAAACCGGACTTACAACTTTTTTTCTTGAGGACAAAGTTGATACCGGAAATATTCTTCTTCAGAAATCGGTACCGATTGAAGACAATGACGATTTCGGAACTCTCCACGATAAAATGATGATTACCGGCGCCGACCTGTTGCTTAAAACTGTAAATCTGATTGAATCCGGAGAAGTTGTAACCAGAAAGCAGGAGAACGAAATTTCAACTCCTGCACCTAAAATTGTAAAGGAGACTTGCGAAATCCAATGGAATAAAAGCGGAATTGAAATTCATAATCTTGTTAGAGGATTATCTCCTTTACCCGGTGCGTTTTTTATTCATAACGGTTCGATCATTAAAATATTTAAAACCGGACTGGTTGCTGATACTTCCGGAATCGAAAAAGAAAATACTATTTCTATAAGTGTAAGCAGCCTTCAGGGTGATAATTCGGAGATCATAGTATATCAGACAAAAAAAGAAATTTATTTTGAAACGGGCAGTGGAATTATTCAGGTACTCGAACTTCAGCCGGAAGGACGTAAACGGATGACCGCAGAAGAATTCCTGAGAGGATACCGATTCCCGCTGCCGATAAAAACATAA